A region of Marnyiella aurantia DNA encodes the following proteins:
- the dapB gene encoding 4-hydroxy-tetrahydrodipicolinate reductase, with product MKIALVGYGKMGKIIDEIASSKGHEIVARLSETPTAENLNNPDVVIEFSQPEAAFINIKNCLELQIPVVCGTTGWLARKAEVESIAEANTTAFLYGSNFSLGVNLFFALNEKLAKLMRPFDEYKVQLKEIHHTHKKDAPSGSAISLAEGIMAHDARYNAWKLEETKGAELGIFAIREDEVPGTHKVYYRSDLDEIEISHTAFSRNGFAQGAVIAAEWIIGKKGNFTMKDVLFS from the coding sequence ATGAAAATAGCATTGGTAGGATATGGAAAGATGGGGAAGATCATCGATGAAATTGCCTCTTCCAAAGGTCATGAGATCGTAGCCAGGCTCAGTGAAACACCCACAGCGGAAAATCTGAATAATCCGGATGTGGTTATTGAGTTCTCGCAGCCCGAAGCCGCTTTTATCAACATAAAAAACTGCCTGGAACTTCAGATTCCGGTCGTTTGCGGAACGACCGGCTGGCTTGCTCGCAAGGCGGAAGTGGAAAGCATTGCTGAAGCTAATACTACCGCATTTCTTTACGGCTCCAACTTCAGCTTAGGCGTTAATCTTTTTTTTGCATTGAATGAAAAGCTTGCGAAACTGATGCGGCCTTTTGACGAATATAAAGTACAGTTGAAAGAAATCCATCACACTCATAAGAAAGATGCACCAAGCGGATCAGCCATCTCACTTGCGGAAGGTATTATGGCCCATGATGCACGCTATAATGCCTGGAAACTGGAAGAGACCAAAGGTGCAGAGCTGGGTATATTTGCCATTCGTGAGGATGAGGTGCCCGGTACTCACAAGGTTTATTACCGGTCCGATTTGGATGAGATTGAAATTAGTCATACCGCTTTCAGCCGGAATGGTTTTGCACAGGGTGCCGTAATTGCTGCCGAATGGATCATCGGAAAAAAAGGAAACTTCACCATGAAAGACGTGCTCTTCTCCTGA
- a CDS encoding DUF5683 domain-containing protein — protein MRCFLTALLFFISVLTLAQVNRNDTIRTENHPRDTLSARTPKSELEVVSTIENLNAPYTKPAFSPTKAGLYSAVLPGLGQFYNKKYWKIPIAWGAIGAGVGITIYNDKRYRRYRNAFVSEINGVPHEFSTYNIPNLKEALGRQQDLWKRNRDYAIAATGLIYILNIVDAVVDAHLYEGRNDPDLVIRPTMIQDDFTDRPSTMGVVLNYKF, from the coding sequence ATGAGATGTTTCCTGACAGCCTTACTTTTTTTCATTTCGGTTTTAACTCTTGCGCAGGTAAACCGTAATGATACCATCCGAACGGAAAATCATCCGCGGGATACCCTGTCTGCCAGGACACCGAAGAGTGAGCTGGAAGTGGTGAGTACTATTGAGAATTTGAACGCACCTTATACAAAGCCCGCCTTCAGCCCTACAAAGGCAGGTCTTTATTCTGCGGTATTGCCGGGATTGGGTCAGTTTTACAACAAAAAATACTGGAAGATACCGATAGCCTGGGGAGCCATCGGTGCCGGCGTTGGCATTACCATCTATAACGACAAGCGGTACAGAAGATACAGGAATGCTTTTGTATCCGAAATAAACGGTGTTCCGCACGAGTTTTCTACCTATAACATTCCCAATCTGAAAGAGGCTTTGGGACGCCAGCAGGATTTGTGGAAAAGAAACCGCGATTATGCAATTGCTGCGACAGGTCTGATATATATACTGAATATTGTTGATGCTGTGGTAGATGCGCACCTATACGAAGGCCGGAATGATCCGGATTTGGTTATTCGGCCCACCATGATACAGGATGATTTTACGGACAGACCATCTACGATGGGCGTGGTCCTTAATTATAAATTTTAA
- a CDS encoding ParB/RepB/Spo0J family partition protein, whose product MKDKKRAMGRGLGAILSAESKATINSATDEGADKFVGNIVEVQIEDIYPNASQPRTYFDERALNELAQSIRNLGVIQPITVRKEGGKFEIISGERRYRASKIAGLASIPAYIRLVNDQELLEMALVENIQREDLDAIEVALTYQRLLDEIGLTQESLSQRVGKERSTITNSIRLLRLTPEVQNAIRSGEISAGHGRAIISLEDPESQNILFRKIVNEGLNVRQAEFASTQLKNPEKAEPKTKSVLPNSLKRVQKSLADALEVNVEIKTSGKGDKGKIVLDFKNQDDLDNILSHFRL is encoded by the coding sequence ATGAAAGATAAAAAAAGAGCAATGGGTCGCGGTTTGGGAGCTATCCTGAGTGCAGAATCAAAAGCAACAATCAACTCGGCCACCGATGAAGGAGCGGATAAGTTTGTGGGTAATATAGTTGAGGTTCAGATAGAGGATATCTATCCTAATGCCTCTCAGCCCAGAACCTATTTTGACGAGAGGGCACTTAACGAACTCGCGCAGTCCATCCGTAATCTTGGTGTTATACAGCCAATTACGGTTAGAAAGGAAGGTGGTAAGTTTGAGATTATTTCAGGTGAAAGACGTTACCGTGCTTCTAAGATCGCAGGCCTTGCCAGCATCCCCGCTTATATCCGTCTCGTAAATGACCAGGAACTTCTGGAAATGGCTCTGGTGGAAAATATCCAGCGCGAGGACCTGGATGCCATTGAAGTGGCGTTAACATACCAACGACTCCTGGATGAGATAGGGCTTACTCAGGAAAGCCTGAGCCAGCGCGTGGGCAAGGAAAGAAGTACAATTACCAATTCTATACGGCTTTTACGGCTGACTCCCGAAGTTCAGAATGCGATCCGGAGCGGCGAAATTTCCGCAGGTCATGGCCGTGCAATTATCAGTCTTGAAGATCCGGAATCCCAAAACATTCTTTTCAGAAAAATAGTAAATGAAGGGCTTAATGTAAGACAGGCCGAATTTGCTTCCACACAGCTTAAGAATCCTGAAAAAGCAGAGCCTAAAACCAAATCTGTTTTGCCCAACAGCCTGAAAAGAGTGCAGAAATCCCTGGCCGATGCGCTGGAGGTTAACGTGGAAATTAAAACTTCGGGAAAAGGAGATAAAGGTAAAATCGTGCTGGATTTTAAAAATCAGGATGACCTGGATAATATTCTATCGCACTTCCGGTTATGA
- a CDS encoding ParA family protein — MGKIIGIANQKGGVGKTTTAVNLAAALGVLEKKVLLIDADPQANATSGLGVEEVKFSTYNLLDHSSDAKKCIQRTSSPNLDIIPSHIDLVAAEIELVDRDQREYMLKDALAQIQADYDYIVIDCAPSLGLITINALTAADSVIIPIQCEYFALEGLGKLLNTVKNVQKIHNKDLDIEGLLLTMYDSRLRLSNQVVEEVNSHFPEMVFETIISRNVRLSEAPSFGESILNYDAESKGAIQYLQLAEEVLLKNENLVNN, encoded by the coding sequence ATGGGTAAAATCATCGGTATAGCGAATCAAAAAGGAGGAGTAGGGAAAACTACAACGGCAGTTAACCTGGCTGCAGCCCTGGGCGTATTGGAAAAAAAAGTGCTTCTGATTGATGCCGACCCTCAGGCCAATGCCACTTCCGGACTGGGTGTGGAAGAAGTGAAATTTTCGACCTACAACCTGTTGGATCACAGTTCTGATGCCAAAAAATGCATACAGCGTACCTCTTCGCCAAATCTTGACATCATACCCTCCCATATTGATCTTGTAGCTGCTGAAATTGAGCTCGTAGACCGTGATCAGAGGGAGTATATGCTCAAGGATGCGCTGGCACAAATTCAGGCTGACTATGATTATATCGTGATCGACTGCGCGCCTTCACTTGGTTTGATTACTATCAACGCGCTAACGGCGGCAGATTCTGTAATCATCCCGATTCAGTGCGAATATTTTGCACTTGAAGGTTTGGGTAAACTGCTGAACACCGTAAAAAATGTTCAGAAAATCCATAATAAAGATCTTGATATTGAAGGTCTGCTGCTTACGATGTATGATTCCCGTCTGCGCCTGTCTAATCAGGTGGTAGAAGAGGTGAACAGCCATTTCCCGGAGATGGTTTTTGAAACAATAATCAGCCGGAACGTCCGTCTAAGTGAAGCTCCGAGTTTTGGCGAAAGCATTCTGAATTACGACGCGGAAAGTAAAGGTGCGATTCAGTACCTTCAGCTTGCCGAAGAAGTTTTGCTGAAAAACGAGAATCTGGTGAATAATTAA